In a genomic window of Rhodovulum sp. P5:
- a CDS encoding AsmA-like C-terminal region-containing protein encodes MSDTDTATQKPEMLPHHRFGLLLLLSVGALVGAMGLAALVLTGRMVHVPDWVTDRIEARLSMELAPATVALGAADIFFSRDGAPRVRLTEIGVYDAAGRNVVRLPELDATVSVEALSRGKLAVSHVALTGAEVALRRAPDGRFDLALGNTATPASTATSLAEVLDNIDRAFSTSALASVRTVSVESLQLSYEDARAGRSWRMDDGLMALEQDAEAVTLTTFFSLRGRGARPAEFAFTFVSLKGGPAAKLSASFSDVASAEIATQSPALAALALIDAPISGSVRTEVDARGQLGPFSAALEIGAGELKPAVGAPPIRFDAGKSYFRYDADRRRLNFDQIELDTAVLRLEADGHAYLRDLDGGWPRALVAQLGFRKVVLDPEGMFEDPAVFSAGALDLRVDLDPFAVDIGQAVLRDDARTYRITGDIRARPDGWQVAVDATLDRIGADRLLLLWPLDLAASTRKWFADHVIAGELQNVHAAVRLSPDTPPQVFVGHGFQDAEVTILKEMPPVTGAAGYSVLARGAYSLALEEGVIAVPGAGPVEVGGTVLHVPSVREPQTPAEITLHSRGSIGAGLALIDYPPLRIPSKSNLDHGIAEGEADIVTRLRLPLKRDLAPEDVDYQISGTLRDVRSDAIVPGRAVSADAVALAVTPTRISLSGPATIDGVPIEVTWTSGLGDARDGTSRAEGTIALSEDLNRVFGLGLPEGSLSGAADATFALDMVKGQPPRLSLASDLTGLGVSLPQIGWSKPKATPGTLDLAVTLDTPPRVDRLALSAPGLDVAGTVELRPAGGLDAMRLNRVRVGTWLNARAVLRGQGKGNPPALSLTGGSVDLERLPRLRGSGKGGPIDLSLDEVQVGKGIVLTDARGRLVPAGGAVSGKVAAKVRGGTPIAATLSPGESGTVIDITAANAGGVLRDAGLYKHAQGGTLNVKLTPMAGKGRYEGRLEVDDIRVGGIPVLVEVLNAISVVGMVEQLDGKGLSFSNVQSGFRLFPGLVEVQEASAVGPSLGVSLAGIYKTGSKEIDMQGVVSPIYILNAVGAVVSRRGEGLFGFNFSVGGTADKPKVGVNPLSILTPGKFRELFRAPPPRVAE; translated from the coding sequence ATGAGCGACACGGACACCGCAACACAAAAGCCCGAGATGCTTCCGCATCACCGGTTCGGTCTTTTGTTGTTGCTGAGTGTCGGCGCACTGGTCGGCGCGATGGGGCTGGCCGCGCTGGTCCTGACCGGCCGGATGGTGCATGTGCCCGACTGGGTGACCGACCGGATCGAGGCGCGCCTTTCGATGGAGCTTGCGCCCGCAACGGTGGCCCTGGGCGCCGCCGACATCTTTTTTTCCCGCGATGGGGCGCCCCGGGTGCGGCTGACCGAGATCGGGGTCTACGATGCCGCCGGGCGCAATGTCGTGCGCCTGCCCGAGCTTGATGCGACGGTTTCGGTCGAGGCGCTGTCGCGCGGAAAGCTGGCGGTGTCCCATGTTGCGCTGACCGGCGCCGAGGTCGCCTTGCGCCGCGCCCCCGACGGGCGCTTCGATCTGGCCCTTGGCAACACGGCCACGCCCGCCAGCACGGCGACGTCGCTGGCCGAGGTGCTGGACAATATCGACCGCGCCTTCTCGACCTCGGCATTGGCGTCAGTGCGGACGGTCAGCGTCGAGTCCCTGCAACTGAGCTATGAGGACGCGCGGGCGGGCCGGTCCTGGCGGATGGATGACGGGCTGATGGCGCTGGAACAGGACGCCGAGGCGGTCACGCTGACGACCTTCTTTTCACTGCGCGGGCGGGGGGCGCGTCCCGCGGAGTTCGCGTTCACCTTCGTGTCCCTGAAGGGTGGGCCCGCGGCCAAGCTGTCGGCCAGCTTTTCCGATGTGGCCTCGGCCGAAATCGCCACGCAGTCGCCCGCCCTTGCAGCACTTGCCCTGATCGATGCGCCGATTTCAGGGTCGGTCCGGACAGAGGTCGACGCGCGGGGACAACTGGGCCCGTTCAGTGCCGCGCTGGAAATCGGGGCGGGCGAGCTCAAACCCGCGGTCGGGGCGCCGCCGATCCGTTTCGACGCGGGCAAGTCCTATTTCCGGTATGACGCGGACCGGCGGCGGCTGAATTTCGACCAGATCGAACTGGACACAGCGGTCTTGCGGCTGGAGGCGGACGGCCATGCCTATCTGCGCGACCTTGACGGCGGCTGGCCGCGGGCGCTGGTCGCGCAACTGGGCTTTCGCAAGGTGGTGTTGGACCCCGAGGGGATGTTCGAGGACCCGGCGGTGTTTTCCGCCGGGGCGCTGGATCTGCGGGTCGATCTGGACCCGTTCGCCGTCGATATCGGTCAGGCGGTGTTGCGCGACGACGCGCGGACCTATCGCATCACCGGCGATATCCGCGCCCGTCCCGATGGGTGGCAGGTGGCCGTTGACGCGACGCTGGACCGGATCGGGGCCGACCGTCTGCTATTGCTCTGGCCGCTGGATCTGGCCGCGAGTACGCGCAAATGGTTCGCCGATCACGTGATTGCCGGGGAATTGCAGAATGTGCATGCGGCCGTGCGCCTTTCACCCGACACGCCGCCGCAGGTGTTTGTCGGTCACGGCTTTCAAGACGCCGAGGTGACGATCCTGAAAGAAATGCCGCCGGTCACCGGGGCGGCGGGGTATTCGGTCCTTGCCCGCGGCGCCTATTCGCTGGCGCTGGAAGAGGGCGTGATCGCCGTGCCGGGTGCGGGCCCGGTCGAGGTTGGCGGGACCGTTCTGCACGTCCCCTCGGTTCGGGAGCCGCAGACGCCTGCCGAGATCACGCTGCACAGCCGCGGCAGTATTGGCGCGGGGCTGGCCCTGATCGACTATCCGCCGTTGCGGATTCCGTCGAAATCCAATCTCGACCACGGGATCGCCGAGGGCGAGGCCGACATCGTCACGCGGCTGCGGCTGCCATTGAAGCGCGACCTCGCGCCGGAGGATGTGGACTATCAGATTTCCGGGACGTTGCGCGACGTGCGGTCCGATGCGATTGTGCCGGGCCGGGCCGTGTCGGCGGACGCCGTGGCGCTTGCCGTCACCCCGACCCGGATTTCCCTTTCTGGTCCCGCGACCATCGACGGTGTCCCGATCGAGGTGACATGGACATCGGGCCTTGGCGACGCGCGGGACGGGACCAGCCGGGCGGAGGGCACGATCGCGCTGTCGGAAGACCTGAACCGCGTCTTCGGCCTTGGCCTGCCGGAGGGCAGCCTGAGCGGTGCGGCCGACGCGACCTTTGCGCTCGACATGGTCAAGGGGCAGCCGCCGCGGCTGTCGCTGGCGTCCGACCTGACGGGCCTTGGGGTGAGCCTGCCGCAGATTGGCTGGTCGAAACCGAAGGCGACGCCGGGCACGCTCGATTTGGCCGTGACCCTTGATACCCCGCCGCGGGTCGACCGGTTGGCGCTGTCGGCCCCGGGGCTGGACGTGGCGGGAACGGTCGAATTGCGCCCGGCCGGCGGATTGGACGCCATGCGGCTGAACCGGGTCCGCGTCGGCACCTGGCTGAACGCCCGGGCGGTGCTGCGCGGGCAGGGCAAGGGCAATCCGCCCGCGCTGTCGCTGACCGGCGGTTCGGTCGATCTGGAACGGCTGCCACGGCTGCGCGGGTCGGGCAAGGGCGGGCCGATCGATCTGTCCCTCGACGAGGTCCAGGTCGGCAAGGGGATCGTCCTGACCGATGCGCGGGGGCGGCTGGTGCCCGCTGGCGGCGCGGTGTCGGGGAAGGTTGCCGCAAAGGTCCGGGGCGGCACACCCATCGCGGCAACCCTGTCACCGGGCGAAAGCGGGACGGTCATAGACATCACCGCGGCCAATGCCGGCGGCGTGCTGCGCGATGCGGGCCTTTACAAGCATGCGCAGGGCGGCACGCTGAACGTCAAGCTGACCCCGATGGCCGGGAAGGGCCGGTACGAGGGCCGGTTGGAGGTCGACGATATCCGCGTCGGCGGCATCCCCGTGCTGGTCGAGGTGCTGAACGCGATCTCGGTCGTCGGGATGGTGGAGCAGCTTGACGGCAAGGGCCTGTCCTTTTCCAATGTGCAGTCCGGTTTTCGGCTTTTCCCCGGCCTCGTGGAGGTGCAGGAGGCCAGTGCCGTCGGCCCGTCGCTTGGGGTGTCGCTGGCGGGTATCTACAAGACCGGGAGCAAGGAGATCGACATGCAGGGCGTGGTTTCGCCGATCTATATCCTAAATGCCGTGGGCGCGGTCGTCTCGCGCCGGGGGGAGGGGCTGTTCGGGTTCAATTTCAGCGTCGGCGGAACGGCGGACAAACCGAAGGTCGGGGTAAATCCCCTGTCGATCCTGACGCCCGGCAAGTTTCGAGAGCTTTTCCGCGCCCCGCCGCCGCGGGTGGCCGAATGA
- a CDS encoding peroxiredoxin, which produces MIDTGQTAPDFTLPQDGGDDITLSALRPAPVVLYFYPKDDTSGCTKEAIAFSALQPEFEAAGAKVFGLSKDTVAKHAKFRTKHELTVPLLSDEDGTVCEAYGTWVEKKMYGKTYMGIERSTFLIDGNGQLARIWRKVKVPGHAEEVLEAVKAL; this is translated from the coding sequence ATGATCGATACCGGCCAGACAGCGCCCGATTTCACTCTGCCCCAGGACGGGGGCGACGACATCACCCTTTCGGCCCTGCGCCCCGCCCCCGTGGTTCTTTATTTCTACCCCAAGGATGACACGAGCGGATGCACCAAGGAAGCCATTGCCTTCAGCGCCTTGCAGCCGGAGTTCGAGGCCGCCGGCGCAAAGGTCTTCGGCCTGTCAAAGGACACGGTCGCCAAACACGCCAAGTTCCGCACCAAGCACGAGTTGACCGTGCCGCTCTTGTCCGATGAGGACGGCACCGTTTGCGAAGCCTACGGAACCTGGGTCGAAAAGAAGATGTACGGCAAGACCTATATGGGGATCGAACGCTCCACCTTCCTGATCGACGGCAACGGGCAACTCGCGCGCATCTGGCGAAAGGTCAAGGTGCCCGGCCATGCCGAAGAGGTTCTGGAGGCCGTGAAGGCCCTCTGA
- a CDS encoding MFS transporter, which yields MLQVFRSSWALLFGILLLMVGNGLQGTLLGVRGGIEGFSTFEMSIVMSAYFVGFLGGSRLAPEMIRRVGHIRVFAALASMISAVLILYPALAHPVTWTLGRVLIGFCFSGVYVTAESWLNNAATNETRGQALSLYMILQMAGIVSAQGLLLIADPAGFVLFIIPSVLVSISFAPILLSVSPTPAFDTTRPMNLIKLVRTSPTGAVGILLMGGVYSALFGMSAVFGTEAGLSVSQISGFIAALYMGGLLFQYPIGWLSDRMDRRTLILAAAATGGAAGGAAMALGADYPALLAAAFLIGGMSNPLYSLLIAYTNDHLEPDDMAAASAGLLFINGVGAILGPLVTGALMGIIGPQGFFLFLMLLMLSLAVFTAYRMTQRAAVPVDETASYAPVLPTASPVAVEVAQEVAIEAAHEEESDALAS from the coding sequence ATGTTGCAAGTGTTCCGGTCCAGCTGGGCCCTGCTGTTCGGAATCCTGTTGCTGATGGTCGGCAACGGCCTGCAGGGCACGCTTCTGGGTGTCCGCGGCGGGATCGAGGGGTTTTCGACCTTCGAGATGTCCATCGTGATGTCGGCCTATTTCGTGGGCTTTCTCGGCGGGTCGCGGCTGGCACCGGAAATGATCCGGCGCGTGGGGCATATCCGGGTCTTTGCCGCGCTTGCCTCGATGATCTCGGCGGTGCTGATCCTTTATCCCGCGCTGGCGCATCCGGTGACATGGACGCTGGGCCGGGTGCTGATCGGCTTCTGCTTTTCGGGCGTCTACGTGACCGCCGAAAGCTGGCTGAACAACGCGGCGACGAATGAAACCCGCGGGCAGGCGCTGTCGCTTTACATGATCTTGCAGATGGCGGGGATCGTCAGCGCGCAGGGTCTTTTGCTGATCGCCGATCCGGCGGGGTTCGTCCTGTTCATCATCCCCTCGGTCCTCGTCTCGATCTCGTTCGCGCCGATCCTGCTGTCGGTCAGCCCGACGCCCGCCTTCGACACGACCAGACCGATGAACCTGATCAAGCTGGTGCGCACCTCGCCCACCGGGGCGGTCGGTATCCTTCTGATGGGGGGCGTCTATTCGGCGCTGTTCGGCATGTCTGCGGTTTTCGGCACCGAGGCCGGGCTGAGCGTCAGCCAGATCTCGGGCTTCATCGCGGCGCTCTACATGGGCGGTTTGCTGTTCCAGTATCCGATCGGCTGGCTGTCGGACCGGATGGACCGGCGCACGCTGATCCTTGCCGCCGCGGCCACCGGGGGCGCGGCCGGTGGCGCGGCGATGGCGCTGGGGGCGGACTATCCGGCGCTGCTGGCCGCGGCCTTCCTGATCGGTGGCATGTCCAACCCGCTTTATTCCCTGCTGATCGCCTATACCAACGACCATTTGGAACCGGACGACATGGCTGCGGCCTCTGCCGGATTGCTGTTCATCAACGGGGTGGGCGCGATCCTGGGGCCGCTGGTCACGGGCGCGCTGATGGGGATCATCGGGCCGCAGGGGTTCTTCCTGTTCCTGATGCTGTTGATGCTGTCGCTTGCGGTGTTCACGGCCTATCGGATGACGCAGCGCGCGGCCGTGCCGGTGGACGAGACGGCCTCCTATGCGCCGGTTCTGCCCACGGCCTCGCCCGTTGCGGTTGAGGTCGCGCAGGAGGTCGCCATCGAGGCCGCGCATGAGGAAGAAAGCGACGCCCTGGCGTCTTGA
- the lpdA gene encoding dihydrolipoyl dehydrogenase translates to MTAQQFDMIVIGAGPGGYVAAIRGAQLGLKVAVVEREHLGGICLNWGCIPTKALLRSAEVFHLMHRAKEFGLKAEGIGYDLDAVVKRSRAVSRQLASGVGHLLKKNKVTVVMGEATLPAKGKVAVKTDKGTEELTAKSIVLATGARARELPGLEADGKRVWSYKHALVPPHEPKRLLVIGSGAIGIEFASFYNTLGASTTVVEVMERILPVEDAEISAFAKKQFEKQGMTIREKATVKKLDRAADKVTAHIEQGGKTETVEVDTVISAVGIVGNVEGLGLEALGVKVDRTHVVVDEFCRTAVEGLYAIGDIAGPPWLAHKASHEGVMVAELVAGGHPHPIRPGSIAGCTYCHPQVASIGLTEARAKEKGFEIKVGRFPFIGNGKAIALGESEGMIKTVFDAKTGELLGAHMVGAEVTELIQGYVVGRSLETTEAALAETIFPHPTLSEMMHEAVLDADGRAIHF, encoded by the coding sequence ATGACTGCGCAGCAATTCGACATGATCGTGATTGGCGCCGGGCCAGGCGGCTATGTCGCAGCGATCCGCGGTGCCCAGCTTGGCCTGAAGGTCGCCGTGGTCGAGCGGGAGCATCTGGGCGGCATCTGCCTGAACTGGGGCTGCATCCCGACCAAGGCGCTGTTGCGTTCGGCCGAGGTGTTCCACCTGATGCATCGCGCCAAGGAATTCGGCCTGAAGGCCGAGGGCATCGGCTATGATCTTGACGCTGTGGTCAAACGGTCCCGCGCGGTGTCAAGGCAACTCGCCTCCGGTGTCGGCCACCTTCTGAAAAAGAACAAGGTCACCGTTGTGATGGGGGAGGCGACGCTGCCCGCCAAGGGCAAGGTCGCGGTCAAGACCGACAAGGGCACCGAGGAGCTGACCGCGAAATCCATCGTGCTGGCGACGGGCGCGCGGGCGCGCGAGTTGCCGGGGCTGGAGGCGGACGGCAAGCGCGTCTGGTCCTACAAACACGCGCTGGTGCCACCCCATGAGCCCAAGAGGCTTTTGGTCATCGGCTCCGGCGCCATCGGGATCGAGTTTGCGAGCTTCTACAACACGCTTGGGGCCTCAACCACCGTGGTCGAGGTGATGGAGCGCATCCTGCCGGTGGAAGACGCCGAGATCTCGGCCTTCGCAAAGAAGCAGTTCGAAAAGCAGGGCATGACGATCCGCGAGAAGGCGACCGTGAAGAAGCTGGACCGCGCCGCCGACAAGGTCACCGCCCATATTGAGCAGGGCGGCAAGACCGAGACGGTCGAGGTCGATACGGTGATTTCCGCCGTGGGCATCGTCGGCAATGTCGAGGGGCTGGGGCTGGAGGCCCTTGGCGTCAAGGTCGACCGAACCCATGTCGTCGTGGACGAGTTTTGCCGCACCGCGGTGGAGGGGCTATATGCCATCGGCGATATCGCCGGGCCGCCCTGGCTGGCGCACAAGGCCAGCCATGAAGGCGTGATGGTGGCCGAACTGGTCGCGGGCGGGCATCCCCATCCGATCCGCCCTGGCTCCATCGCGGGGTGCACCTATTGCCACCCGCAGGTGGCCAGCATCGGCCTGACCGAGGCGCGGGCCAAGGAAAAGGGGTTCGAGATCAAGGTCGGCCGCTTTCCCTTCATCGGCAACGGCAAGGCCATCGCCCTTGGGGAGTCCGAGGGCATGATCAAGACCGTGTTCGATGCGAAGACCGGGGAACTGCTGGGCGCCCATATGGTCGGGGCCGAGGTCACGGAACTGATCCAGGGCTATGTCGTGGGGCGTAGTCTTGAGACGACCGAGGCCGCCCTTGCCGAAACCATCTTCCCGCATCCGACGCTGAGCGAGATGATGCACGAGGCCGTTCTGGACGCCGACGGGCGGGCCATTCATTTCTGA
- a CDS encoding DUF924 family protein: MSRQEEIIDFWLNEVGPEGWYAGKPETDEAVVTRFKPDWEAAHAGEFHDWPTNPQGAFAYLILTDQFPRNMFRDDWRSFATDVLARAAAKQAIEHNFDMRFPEPERHFFYMPLMHSECLMDQDRCVRLMLTRMTETGAENLLHAKAHRELIRRFGRFPFRNDALHRGSSDDEKAFLSAGGYGACVEELRAAS, from the coding sequence ATGTCGCGCCAAGAGGAAATCATCGATTTCTGGCTGAACGAGGTCGGCCCCGAGGGCTGGTATGCCGGCAAGCCGGAGACCGACGAGGCGGTCGTGACGCGCTTCAAGCCGGACTGGGAGGCCGCCCATGCGGGCGAATTCCACGACTGGCCGACCAATCCGCAGGGTGCGTTTGCCTACCTGATCCTGACCGACCAGTTTCCGCGCAACATGTTCCGTGACGACTGGCGGTCCTTCGCGACCGACGTTCTGGCGCGCGCCGCCGCCAAGCAGGCGATCGAGCATAATTTCGACATGCGCTTCCCCGAGCCGGAGCGGCATTTCTTCTACATGCCCTTGATGCATTCGGAATGCCTGATGGATCAGGACCGCTGCGTGCGCCTGATGCTGACCCGGATGACCGAGACGGGGGCCGAAAACCTGCTGCACGCCAAGGCGCATCGCGAACTGATCCGCCGCTTCGGCCGGTTTCCGTTCCGCAACGACGCGCTGCATCGCGGCTCCTCTGACGATGAAAAGGCGTTCCTGTCGGCGGGCGGCTATGGCGCCTGCGTGGAAGAACTGCGCGCGGCATCCTGA
- a CDS encoding M23 family metallopeptidase — MTARLIHRFDVALGRYIPEQRLFLRSEDSTRFVRLTPSSIFLIGSGAAVLVAWAMISSALLLMDGIGAGNLREQARRDQALYDTRINALAEERDRRVEEVLAAQERFSLAMAEVSKMQSALLASEERRRELETGIEVVQKTLRRTLAERDQARAAQAQLVAKIEGTEQGDDTAKPRTADMQDMLAFLSSALDTAAMERETVAADAAAAYELAEALAYERKLVEQRNDRIFNTLEEALAISVEPLDKMFRKAGLSTDELIDEVREGYNGIGGPLVPIAVSSKGSAATPTADELRASELLNRLDELNLYRIAAEKLPFAMPLKSAFRYTSPFGMRRHPTTGRYSMHEGADMAAGHGTPIYATADGVVTKAGWVSGYGRMVKIKHEFGLETRYGHLSRLRVKEGQRVSRGDRIGDMGSSGRSTGTHLHYEVRVGDTPVNPTTYIKAARDVF, encoded by the coding sequence TTGACGGCGCGACTGATTCACCGCTTTGACGTGGCGCTTGGGCGCTACATTCCGGAACAGCGTCTGTTTCTCCGTTCGGAAGACAGCACCCGGTTCGTGAGGTTGACACCCTCCTCCATCTTCTTGATCGGCTCCGGCGCGGCCGTCCTTGTGGCATGGGCGATGATCTCGTCGGCGCTGCTGCTGATGGACGGGATCGGCGCCGGCAACCTGCGCGAACAGGCCCGCCGCGACCAGGCGCTTTACGACACCCGCATCAATGCGCTGGCCGAAGAACGCGACCGCCGGGTGGAAGAGGTTCTGGCCGCGCAGGAACGCTTCAGCCTCGCCATGGCGGAAGTGTCGAAGATGCAGTCGGCCCTTCTTGCGTCGGAGGAACGCCGGCGGGAACTCGAAACCGGGATCGAGGTCGTACAGAAAACCCTGCGCCGCACGCTTGCCGAACGCGATCAGGCCCGCGCCGCGCAGGCGCAACTGGTGGCGAAGATCGAGGGCACTGAGCAGGGCGATGATACTGCCAAGCCGCGCACGGCCGACATGCAGGACATGCTGGCCTTCCTGTCCTCCGCGCTCGACACCGCGGCGATGGAACGCGAGACCGTCGCGGCAGATGCTGCCGCCGCCTATGAACTGGCCGAGGCGCTGGCCTATGAGCGCAAGCTGGTCGAGCAGCGCAATGATCGCATCTTCAACACGCTGGAAGAAGCCCTGGCGATCTCGGTCGAGCCTTTGGACAAGATGTTCCGCAAGGCGGGGCTGTCCACCGACGAGCTGATCGACGAGGTGCGCGAAGGCTATAACGGCATCGGCGGTCCGCTGGTTCCGATCGCGGTGTCCTCCAAGGGGTCCGCCGCCACGCCCACGGCCGACGAGCTGCGCGCGTCCGAATTGCTGAACCGGCTGGACGAGTTGAACCTGTACCGCATCGCGGCAGAGAAACTGCCCTTTGCCATGCCCCTGAAATCCGCGTTCCGCTACACCAGCCCCTTTGGCATGCGCCGCCACCCGACCACGGGCCGCTACAGCATGCATGAAGGCGCGGACATGGCCGCCGGCCACGGCACGCCGATCTATGCCACCGCCGACGGCGTGGTGACCAAGGCCGGATGGGTTTCGGGCTATGGCCGCATGGTCAAGATCAAGCACGAATTCGGTCTGGAAACCCGGTATGGGCACCTGTCTCGCCTCCGCGTGAAAGAGGGGCAAAGGGTCTCGCGCGGGGACAGGATCGGTGATATGGGAAGTTCCGGACGGTCGACCGGCACCCATCTGCACTATGAGGTGCGCGTCGGCGATACACCCGTGAACCCCACGACCTACATCAAGGCGGCCAGAGATGTTTTCTAA
- a CDS encoding ABC transporter ATP-binding protein, translating to MNLLSVEGLGISFGGLRAVHDVGLSVKAGEIVSIIGPNGAGKTTLFNMISGLYLPQAGRVWLDGQDVTGMAPHLLARRGLSRTFQNLQIFQTMSVLENVAAGFHLRERGPVWADLLSLPGSRRRTARTLSGARDLLARVGLERAAEQEAGALSYGALKRLEIARALAVSPRLLLLDEPAAGCNAVETEEIDRLIADLAASGIAILLVEHDMKLVMRISNHIVVLDHGEKIAEGDPATVSRNPAVIAAYLGTGEGAHADG from the coding sequence ATGAACCTCTTGTCGGTCGAAGGGCTGGGGATCAGTTTCGGCGGGTTGCGCGCCGTGCATGATGTCGGCCTGTCCGTCAAGGCGGGAGAGATCGTCTCGATCATCGGGCCGAACGGGGCGGGCAAGACGACGCTTTTCAACATGATTTCGGGCCTTTACCTGCCGCAGGCCGGGCGGGTGTGGCTGGACGGGCAGGATGTCACCGGTATGGCCCCGCATCTGCTGGCCCGGCGGGGGCTCTCGCGCACCTTCCAGAACCTGCAGATCTTCCAGACGATGAGCGTTCTGGAAAATGTCGCGGCGGGGTTCCACCTGCGCGAACGCGGGCCGGTCTGGGCCGATCTGCTGTCCCTGCCCGGATCGCGCCGCCGCACGGCACGGACGCTTTCGGGCGCGCGCGACCTGCTGGCCCGCGTGGGGCTGGAGCGCGCGGCGGAGCAGGAGGCAGGCGCGCTGTCCTATGGCGCGCTGAAGCGGCTGGAGATCGCGCGGGCACTGGCCGTCTCGCCCCGTCTGTTGCTGCTGGACGAACCGGCGGCGGGTTGCAATGCGGTCGAGACCGAGGAGATCGACCGGCTGATCGCGGACCTCGCGGCCTCTGGCATCGCGATCCTGCTGGTGGAGCATGACATGAAGCTGGTCATGCGGATTTCCAACCACATCGTCGTGCTGGACCATGGCGAAAAGATCGCCGAGGGGGACCCGGCCACGGTCAGCCGCAACCCTGCGGTCATTGCCGCCTATCTGGGCACGGGGGAGGGCGCCCATGCTGACGGTTGA
- a CDS encoding ABC transporter ATP-binding protein: MLTVEGLRARYGRIEVLHGVDLQVRSGEIVTVVGANGAGKTTLLRCLSGIQPITDGQVIFRGEPYTATPAHKRLRHGLAHVPEGRQIFTNLTVEDNLRLGAFLYSDDRVARDMEDAFALFPVLREKRNLNAGGLSGGQQQMLAIARALMGRPSCLLLDEPSMGLAPILVEQIFDVVRGMKALGVTVLLVEQNAHGALKVADRAYVMETGRISMSGTAEEMIADPGVRAAYLGI; encoded by the coding sequence ATGCTGACGGTTGAGGGATTGCGCGCGCGCTATGGTCGGATCGAGGTCTTGCACGGCGTCGATCTGCAGGTGCGGTCCGGCGAGATCGTCACCGTGGTGGGGGCCAACGGGGCGGGCAAGACGACGCTTCTGCGCTGCCTGTCGGGTATTCAGCCGATCACCGACGGTCAGGTGATCTTTCGCGGCGAACCCTACACCGCGACGCCCGCGCACAAGCGGCTGCGCCATGGGCTCGCCCATGTGCCCGAGGGGCGGCAGATCTTCACCAACCTGACGGTGGAGGACAACCTGCGCCTTGGGGCGTTTCTCTATTCCGACGACCGGGTGGCGCGGGATATGGAGGACGCCTTTGCCCTGTTCCCGGTGCTGCGGGAAAAGCGCAACCTGAACGCCGGTGGCCTGTCGGGGGGCCAGCAGCAGATGCTGGCCATAGCGCGCGCGCTGATGGGGCGGCCGTCGTGCCTGTTGCTGGACGAACCGTCCATGGGGCTGGCGCCGATCCTGGTGGAGCAGATCTTCGACGTGGTCAGGGGCATGAAGGCGCTGGGCGTCACCGTGCTGCTGGTGGAACAGAATGCCCATGGCGCGCTGAAAGTCGCTGACCGGGCTTATGTGATGGAGACGGGGCGGATCAGCATGAGCGGCACGGCCGAAGAGATGATCGCCGATCCGGGCGTCCGGGCCGCCTATCTGGGGATCTGA
- a CDS encoding branched-chain amino acid ABC transporter permease, translating to MDALMQFLLSGVTVGAVYALVALGFTIIYNASDVVNFAQGEFVMLGGMITVFAFQAGLPLPLAAVIAIAATAAIGVGLNRLAIEPARGAPVVSLIIITIGASILIRGAAQLIFDKQIHRFPAFSGDDPIHMMGATILPQSLWVIAGAIVVFLALWLFFKKTLIGKAVLATSNNRTAAQLVGINTKWVMTLSFALSAGIGAFAGVLVTPVTMVSYDVGVALALKGFAAAMLGGMGNPKGALVGGLLLGLMEALTAGYLSSQYKDAVAFIVILGVLFVMPQGLFGKSTTERV from the coding sequence ATGGATGCGCTGATGCAGTTCCTGTTGTCCGGTGTCACGGTCGGCGCGGTCTACGCGCTGGTCGCGCTGGGCTTTACCATCATCTACAACGCCTCGGACGTGGTGAACTTCGCGCAGGGCGAGTTCGTCATGCTGGGCGGCATGATCACCGTCTTTGCCTTTCAGGCCGGGTTGCCCCTGCCACTGGCGGCCGTGATCGCCATTGCGGCCACCGCGGCCATCGGGGTGGGGCTGAACCGTCTGGCCATCGAACCGGCCCGCGGCGCACCGGTGGTGTCGCTGATCATCATCACCATCGGCGCCTCGATCCTGATCCGCGGCGCGGCGCAGTTGATCTTTGACAAGCAGATCCACCGCTTTCCGGCCTTTTCCGGCGACGACCCGATCCATATGATGGGCGCGACGATCCTGCCGCAAAGCCTTTGGGTGATCGCGGGGGCCATCGTCGTGTTCCTGGCGCTGTGGCTGTTCTTCAAGAAGACCCTGATCGGCAAGGCGGTGCTGGCGACGTCGAACAACCGGACAGCGGCGCAACTGGTGGGGATCAACACGAAATGGGTGATGACCCTGTCTTTTGCCCTGTCGGCGGGGATCGGGGCCTTTGCCGGGGTGCTGGTGACGCCCGTCACGATGGTCAGCTATGACGTGGGCGTCGCGCTGGCGCTGAAAGGGTTCGCCGCGGCGATGCTGGGCGGGATGGGCAACCCCAAGGGCGCACTGGTGGGCGGGCTGCTGCTGGGGCTGATGGAGGCGCTGACCGCCGGATATCTGAGTTCGCAATACAAGGACGCGGTGGCGTTTATCGTCATCCTCGGCGTGCTGTTCGTGATGCCGCAGGGCCTGTTCGGCAAATCCACGACGGAGCGGGTGTGA